The following are encoded in a window of Clostridium thermarum genomic DNA:
- the trxB gene encoding thioredoxin-disulfide reductase, whose product MGKDIKELDLMIIGGGPAGLTAAIYAARAKLNMILLENEILGGQVRSTYTVENYPGFKTIEGGALADLMTEQAKELGAVIDDFDQVVSVKLSDDEKIVETESYIYKPKALIIATGATPKKLPIQNEAKFSGKGVHYCAVCDGAMYEGSVLGVVGGGNSALEEALFLTRFASKVIMIRRYDYFKGEKATLHEVENNPKIEIMYNWDLVNVEGEDFVNRAIVKNTKTGEEKEIAMDGVFGYIGTEPKTALFKDYITLINGGYIPTDENMQTNIKGVYAAGDVRNKVFRQITTAVADGTIAALAAEKYIVEKNRI is encoded by the coding sequence ATGGGCAAGGACATAAAGGAATTAGATTTGATGATAATTGGTGGAGGCCCGGCTGGTTTGACCGCTGCTATTTATGCTGCTAGAGCCAAGCTTAATATGATATTACTGGAAAATGAGATTTTAGGTGGTCAGGTTAGGTCTACCTACACCGTAGAAAACTATCCAGGCTTCAAAACTATAGAAGGTGGAGCTTTAGCAGACTTAATGACTGAACAGGCTAAGGAGCTAGGCGCAGTTATTGATGATTTTGATCAGGTTGTGAGTGTTAAGCTCAGCGATGATGAGAAGATAGTAGAAACTGAAAGCTATATATATAAGCCAAAAGCATTAATTATTGCTACCGGAGCTACTCCAAAGAAGCTTCCTATTCAAAATGAAGCAAAGTTCTCCGGTAAGGGAGTCCATTATTGTGCTGTTTGTGATGGTGCAATGTACGAAGGCAGTGTTTTAGGAGTTGTAGGTGGTGGAAATTCTGCCTTAGAGGAAGCCTTATTTTTAACCAGATTTGCATCAAAGGTCATAATGATCAGACGTTATGATTACTTTAAAGGTGAAAAAGCTACATTACATGAAGTGGAGAATAATCCTAAGATAGAGATAATGTACAATTGGGATCTTGTAAATGTAGAAGGCGAAGACTTTGTAAATAGAGCTATTGTTAAAAATACTAAGACCGGAGAAGAAAAAGAGATAGCAATGGATGGAGTATTCGGCTATATAGGCACAGAACCCAAAACTGCATTGTTTAAGGATTATATTACACTTATTAATGGTGGATACATTCCTACCGATGAAAATATGCAGACAAATATTAAAGGTGTTTATGCTGCAGGGGATGTAAGGAATAAGGTCTTCAGACAGATAACTACTGCAGTAGCAGATGGAACTATAGCAGCTTTAGCAGCTGAGAAGTATATAGTTGAAAAGAATAGAATATAA
- a CDS encoding glutaredoxin family protein: MSVKVYSTTTCPWCVKAKDYLKSKGIAYEDINVSLDPAAAKEMIEKSGQRGVPVLDINGNIVVGFDRPQIDKLLGL, encoded by the coding sequence ATGAGCGTTAAGGTTTATAGCACTACAACATGTCCATGGTGTGTAAAGGCAAAGGATTATTTAAAGTCAAAGGGTATAGCATACGAGGATATAAATGTTTCTCTGGACCCAGCAGCTGCTAAGGAAATGATTGAAAAGTCAGGTCAGAGAGGTGTTCCTGTATTAGATATTAACGGAAACATCGTTGTTGGATTTGACAGACCACAAATAGATAAATTACTTGGACTTTAA
- a CDS encoding radical SAM/SPASM domain-containing protein, whose protein sequence is MKRFKKVYIEITNVCNLACTFCPKTKRKPQFIKIEEFEHILDEAKPFTDHVYLHLKGEPMLHPNLPDLLDLCQERKLKVNITTNGTLIGKIREKIIMKPAIRQINISLHSFDANEGTRSMEEYLKDILDFTKEAVEKTNIIIALRLWNLDQSNITNAERQKNRELLSIIEEYLQLPYKIEEKITDSRGIKLADRVFLNQDYEFKWPGLEEEDYGNEGTCYGLRDQIGILVDGTVVPCCLDGEGAINLGNIHRQPFDEIIKSHRARKMLEGFAKRQLCEELCRRCGYRKRFN, encoded by the coding sequence ATGAAGAGATTTAAAAAAGTTTATATAGAGATAACTAATGTATGTAATCTTGCCTGTACCTTTTGTCCAAAGACGAAACGGAAACCGCAATTTATAAAAATAGAAGAGTTTGAGCATATATTGGACGAAGCAAAGCCTTTTACAGACCATGTATATCTGCACCTGAAAGGTGAGCCTATGCTGCACCCGAATTTGCCAGACCTCTTAGACCTATGCCAGGAAAGAAAGCTAAAGGTAAATATAACTACTAACGGTACCCTTATAGGAAAGATAAGGGAGAAAATAATCATGAAGCCTGCCATAAGACAGATAAATATATCTCTACACAGCTTTGATGCCAATGAAGGTACCAGGTCTATGGAAGAATATTTAAAGGATATCTTGGATTTCACTAAGGAAGCAGTGGAGAAAACTAATATAATCATCGCCCTTAGACTATGGAATCTGGACCAATCTAATATAACTAATGCAGAGAGACAGAAAAATAGAGAACTGCTGAGTATTATTGAAGAATATCTCCAACTTCCCTATAAAATTGAGGAGAAGATTACTGATAGCCGTGGCATCAAATTAGCAGATAGGGTATTTTTGAATCAGGACTATGAGTTTAAGTGGCCGGGTTTAGAGGAAGAAGATTACGGAAACGAGGGCACCTGCTATGGACTTAGGGATCAAATCGGAATATTGGTAGACGGTACTGTAGTTCCCTGCTGCCTGGACGGAGAAGGTGCTATTAACCTTGGAAACATACATAGACAGCCCTTTGACGAGATAATAAAGAGCCACAGGGCAAGGAAAATGCTGGAGGGGTTTGCTAAGAGGCAGTTATGCGAGGAATTGTGCCGCAGGTGTGGTTATCGAAAAAGGTTTAACTGA
- a CDS encoding amylo-alpha-1,6-glucosidase produces MELTYKFGRGNWRTIEEGNEREWMIGNGIGGYSGHTIIGGGFRSFHAYLIASMNPPVERYSVFTRTQEQVIVEGREYDLTSQQYVNFSKNGQEYLQRFIFDSVPQYIYQVEDINIKKTIAMEYGHNTVTVCYEISNSSRPAVLNIVPLFNFRPIGAATERNQLSFEMELNRNLLKLIPKAQKDINISFYSSEGTYVSRTLRPRSMATPNYLIEENHYYEFDNRNGSLGLDNHYTPYDIQIELKPYERKKFYIKCTVEELDDKDGFTIAEEYRNRAETLMRQSGFNNNLALNLVKAADHFIVDRNSTGLKTVLAGFPWFTDWGRDTMIAFEGLTLCTKRFDDAREILESFVKYIKNGLVPNVFPDKGSEPGYNTVDASLWYIHAVYQYLQYTGGKEDYRFVEEKLYDKMVEIIKAYSTGTDFSIRMDEDGLIHAGNGLDQVTWMDVRVGDFVVTPRHGKPVEINALWYNALCIMKELAKHFNKDYSFYKELAVKVKKSFNEKFWNEEEGCLFDVVDENDARIRPNQIWAVSLPFTMLDKEKEKKIVEKVYQELYSTYGLRSLSVKDPGFKKQYIGKLFDRDCAYHMGTTWAYPIGAFISAYCKVNEYSAEAIAKAKEMCEVFEDHMADGCINGIAEIFDGEFSATSRGCFTQAWSVAEVLRAYTVDVLPYCE; encoded by the coding sequence ATGGAGCTTACCTATAAGTTTGGAAGAGGAAATTGGAGAACCATTGAAGAGGGAAATGAGAGAGAATGGATGATTGGTAACGGCATAGGAGGATATTCAGGACATACCATAATTGGCGGAGGTTTTAGGTCCTTCCATGCCTATCTGATTGCCTCAATGAATCCTCCAGTTGAAAGATATTCAGTATTTACAAGGACACAGGAGCAGGTTATTGTGGAAGGCAGAGAGTATGACCTCACTTCTCAGCAGTATGTGAACTTTTCAAAGAACGGTCAAGAATATTTGCAGAGATTTATTTTTGATTCAGTTCCGCAGTACATATATCAGGTGGAGGATATTAATATAAAGAAGACCATAGCTATGGAGTATGGGCATAATACGGTGACAGTGTGCTATGAAATAAGTAACAGCAGCAGGCCTGCGGTTTTAAATATAGTGCCTCTGTTTAATTTTAGACCTATAGGAGCTGCTACAGAAAGAAACCAGCTTAGTTTTGAAATGGAGTTAAATAGAAATCTATTAAAGTTAATACCAAAAGCCCAAAAGGATATAAACATCAGCTTTTATTCATCAGAAGGGACCTATGTCAGCAGAACACTGAGGCCTAGAAGCATGGCTACTCCAAATTACTTAATAGAGGAAAATCACTATTATGAGTTTGATAACAGAAATGGTTCCCTGGGTTTAGATAATCATTACACCCCCTATGATATACAAATAGAGTTAAAGCCTTATGAACGTAAGAAGTTCTATATAAAATGTACAGTGGAAGAGCTGGACGATAAAGATGGTTTTACTATTGCAGAGGAATACAGAAACAGGGCAGAAACCTTGATGAGGCAGTCTGGGTTTAACAATAATTTAGCCCTAAATCTGGTTAAGGCAGCAGACCACTTTATTGTTGACCGCAATAGTACCGGTCTGAAAACTGTGTTGGCAGGTTTTCCATGGTTTACGGACTGGGGAAGAGATACTATGATTGCCTTTGAAGGGTTGACATTATGTACAAAGAGATTTGATGATGCCAGAGAAATTCTGGAGTCCTTTGTGAAATATATAAAGAATGGACTGGTTCCAAATGTATTTCCTGATAAGGGCTCTGAGCCAGGATATAATACGGTGGATGCTTCACTCTGGTATATACATGCGGTGTATCAATATCTGCAGTACACAGGAGGTAAGGAAGACTATCGTTTTGTTGAAGAAAAGCTCTACGATAAAATGGTGGAGATTATAAAAGCCTACTCCACTGGTACAGATTTTTCAATCCGTATGGATGAAGATGGCCTAATCCATGCGGGAAACGGCTTGGATCAAGTAACCTGGATGGATGTTAGAGTGGGAGACTTCGTTGTAACGCCAAGACACGGCAAGCCTGTTGAAATCAATGCTCTTTGGTATAATGCCTTGTGCATTATGAAGGAACTGGCAAAGCACTTTAATAAAGACTACAGCTTCTATAAAGAATTGGCTGTGAAAGTGAAAAAGTCCTTTAATGAAAAGTTCTGGAATGAAGAAGAAGGTTGTTTATTTGATGTAGTTGATGAGAATGATGCAAGAATCAGACCCAATCAGATTTGGGCTGTATCCTTACCATTTACAATGCTGGATAAGGAAAAAGAAAAGAAGATTGTGGAAAAGGTGTATCAGGAGCTCTACTCTACCTATGGTTTAAGGTCCTTAAGCGTTAAAGACCCCGGTTTTAAAAAGCAGTATATAGGCAAACTCTTTGACAGAGACTGTGCTTACCACATGGGAACAACCTGGGCCTATCCTATAGGCGCCTTTATCTCTGCTTATTGTAAGGTAAATGAATATTCTGCTGAGGCAATAGCAAAGGCCAAGGAGATGTGTGAAGTCTTTGAAGATCATATGGCCGATGGCTGTATTAACGGTATAGCGGAAATCTTTGACGGAGAATTTTCTGCCACCAGCAGGGGCTGCTTTACTCAGGCCTGGAGCGTGGCAGAGGTATTAAGGGCTTACACTGTAGATGTGCTGCCTTATTGTGAATAA